The DNA segment GACGCTAAAAGATAGCGTTATTTTGTTTGAAGATAAATTTTTCTACTACCACATCGGCGTAAATCCTTTTGCTATGATCCGCGCGGCCGCGCACAATCTCACGCACTCTAACCGCATCGGCGCATCCACGATCACTATGCAAGTCGCGCGCATGATGAAGCGAGAGGAGCGTACCTACGCGAATAAATTTAAAGAAATCTTTACCGCGCTTCAGCTTGAGTGGCATTACAGCAAGGACGAGATTTTAAATTTTTACTTTAATCTCGCTCCATACGGCGGAAACATCGAGGGGGCGGCGGCTGCGGCGAGGTTTTATTTCGGTAAAGACTTGAGCGAGCTTAGTATCGCCGAGTGCGCGCTTTTAAGCACGATCCCAAAAAATCCTAACGCCAACCGCCTAGATAAAAAATCAAATATCAACGCGCTAAAAAACCGCGCCGTCAAGTTGCTTTATAAAGCGGGCGTGATAGACCAAAGCGCATTCCAAAGAGCGCAAAGGGAGCCCTTTAAAAACAAACGCTACGATGCCGTTTATAAGGCCAGGCACTACGCCGCTCAAGCTCTAAAAAACGGCGTTACGCACTCAAATTTAGATCTAAATTTGCAAATTTTACTCGAAAACGCGCTAAAAAATACGGCAACCTCGCTAAAATCAAAAGACGCCTATAACGCCGCGGGGATAATCATCGACAATAAAAATATGAGCGTAGCGGCATACGTAGGCTCGCACGACTGGCGCGCTCCGCAGGGGCAAAACGACGGCGTAACGATGAGTAGAAACGTGGGCTCCACGCTAAAGCCGTTTATATTTTCGCTAGGACTCGACGAGGGGTTCATCACGCCAAAAAGCCAGATGATAGATACCGAAATTTTCCTCGGAGAGTACGCGCCCAAAAACTACGACAGTAGGTTTTTCGGTATCATCTCGGCGACCGAGGCGCTAGCGCTTAGCCTAAATATCCCGGCCGTTAGCCTAAACAACAAACTTGGCGAAAATTCGCTCTACGAGCTGCTTTCTAGCGTGCATTTGGTGAGTTATTCAAAGGAATTTTACGCGGGCAGTATCGCGCTTGGAAGCGCGGAGATGAGCTTGCTAAGCTTAGCCCATCTCTACACTATCTACGCAAACGGCGGCGAGCTAAAACCGCTAGAGGTTGCGGGTAAGACGCTACTAGGCTACGGACGGCTCATTAGCCCGCAAAGCGCGTATCTAACGTCAAAAATGCTCTCCTCCGCTTCTCGCAGCTATCTGGGCGTCGTATGGCAATACGCAAAAGACACGCCTCAAATCGCCTTTAAAACCGGCACCAGCTATGGCTCGCGCGATATCTACACGATCGGCGTAAATAACGACTACACGGTCGCGGTGTGGTTCGGTAACTTTAACGGCAAAAAGACGCAAAATTTAAGCGGATTTAGCGACGCTTCGCGCACGGTTTTTGATGTCTTTAAACTGCTGGCTCAAAAGCAAAAATTATCTTTTATGAACGCGCCAAGCGGCATAGAGAGCAAAAAAACCTGCCTTGACGCGTTTAAATTTAAAGAGTGCAGAGATGAGGAAGACGACTGGCGGATAGAGGGCGTAGCGTTAAAAGATATCTGCGAGAGTATCAGGGGCGACGAGGTAGGATTTTTACTCAAATACGGCGCTATCACGCAAGAAGATATCAAAGACAGCCCTTGTTATTATAAATTTAAAAGCTACAAACCTCTCGTTGCGACGCCGTCAAATAATCAAATTTTGCTAAGCGATGAGAATTTAACCAAAGTTATGTTAAAATGTTACGCGTATGTCGGCGAGGAAATATACCTCAAAACAGACGAAAACGAATGGGAAAAAGTAAAAAACGCGAGCGAAAATACGTTAAATTTAACGCAAGGCAAACATAAGCTCGGGTGCCTGGATGAAAATTCGAATTTAACCGAAATCAATATCGAAATAAGGAGGTTTTAATGCGTTTTAAGCTAATCGGCTTAAGCCTAAGTTGCCTTTTGGTATCAAATTTAAGCGCCTTTACGCTTGACGGCTCGATCAAAGCATTAGAGGACGGCTCAATAAGCTTTGGCGTCAAATACGCTCAAAGCGAGCAGTCGCTCATCGGCAAAGTCACGCACAAGAAAATAATCGAGTGCGAGCCGGGGATTACCGGAGCCTTCGAATACGGATCGAACCATATTTTATTTTACCCTAAAAAACCGCTGGCAAAAGGCGTAAGCTACTCGTGCAAAAAAGGCGAGAGCAAGGTTAAATTTTACAGCGAAGACTTTATGCTGTCAAATATGATCGAATACTCCAAAGATACTTTTTTGGCGGTATTTAACGACGAGGTTAGCGAGGATGAGTTTGCCACAAATTTTAAAATTTACGACAAGCAAAATTTGGCTAAACAAAACATCAAATATAAAATCGTAGCCAAAACGCCTAAAAGCTTTCAGATAAAGCTA comes from the Campylobacter rectus genome and includes:
- the pbpC gene encoding penicillin-binding protein 1C; the encoded protein is MKRVLAKFIKFSAAFALLCFVAFLALDFAYPLDVKALKRENSLILFDKNGRIVALRPSSDEIWRFEAKNIPQTLKDSVILFEDKFFYYHIGVNPFAMIRAAAHNLTHSNRIGASTITMQVARMMKREERTYANKFKEIFTALQLEWHYSKDEILNFYFNLAPYGGNIEGAAAAARFYFGKDLSELSIAECALLSTIPKNPNANRLDKKSNINALKNRAVKLLYKAGVIDQSAFQRAQREPFKNKRYDAVYKARHYAAQALKNGVTHSNLDLNLQILLENALKNTATSLKSKDAYNAAGIIIDNKNMSVAAYVGSHDWRAPQGQNDGVTMSRNVGSTLKPFIFSLGLDEGFITPKSQMIDTEIFLGEYAPKNYDSRFFGIISATEALALSLNIPAVSLNNKLGENSLYELLSSVHLVSYSKEFYAGSIALGSAEMSLLSLAHLYTIYANGGELKPLEVAGKTLLGYGRLISPQSAYLTSKMLSSASRSYLGVVWQYAKDTPQIAFKTGTSYGSRDIYTIGVNNDYTVAVWFGNFNGKKTQNLSGFSDASRTVFDVFKLLAQKQKLSFMNAPSGIESKKTCLDAFKFKECRDEEDDWRIEGVALKDICESIRGDEVGFLLKYGAITQEDIKDSPCYYKFKSYKPLVATPSNNQILLSDENLTKVMLKCYAYVGEEIYLKTDENEWEKVKNASENTLNLTQGKHKLGCLDENSNLTEINIEIRRF